TCTTCGTCCTGATCATGGCGAAGTTCTCGGTGCCCTCACATCTCCAGCAGCGGGTGCTGCTCGTCGGTGTGCTCATCGCCCTCGTTCTGCGGGCCATCTTCATCGCGGCGGGCGCGGCGATCATCGCCAGCTTCTCGTGGGTCTTCTACATCTTCGGCGCGTTCCTGATCTACACCGCCTGGAAGCTCATCCAGGAGGCGCGCTCCGACGACGAGGAGGACGAGTTCGAGGAGAACCGCCTCCTGAAGTCGATCGAGAACCGCTTCGGGGTCGCCGACAAGTACCACGGCACGAAGCTGTTCATCCAGAACAACGGCAAGCGGGTGCTGACCCCGCTGATGGTGGTCATGCTCGCCATCGGCACCACCGACGTGCTGTTCGCGCTGGACTCGATCCCCGCGATCTTCGGCCTGACCCAGGACCCGTACATCGTCTTCACCGCCAACGCCTTCGCGCTGATGGGTCTGCGGCAGCTGTACTTCCTGATCGGTGGCCTGCTGAAGAAGCTGGTCCACCTCAGTTACGGCCTGTCGGTCATCCTCGGCTTCATCGGCGTGAAGCTGGTGCTGCACGCACTTCACGAGAACGGGGTCCATGTCCCCGAGATCTCCATCCCGTTCTCCCTCGCCGTCATCTGCGGTGTGCTGATCATCACCACGATCACCAGCCTGATCGCCTCCAAGAAGCAGGCGGAGCGAGAGGCGGCCGAAGGCAAGGACGCCGGGGACAAGGACGGCGTGGACGGGCCCCAGGGCAGGAACAGCGAGGGCAAGGCCGACATCGAGGCCTGACCGCGCGACGCGCGACGTACGGGATACGACGTACGGGACACACCGGCCGGGGCGAGTGGCGACAGCCGCTCGCCCCGGTCCGTTTGCCTGGTGGGGAGAGCACGGCGATCCGGTCACCGGGGCGGGGCTTGGCCGGGGACGTGAGCGGCTGCATGCGTCCGGAGCGTAACGAGGGCCCACGCGCCGTGGGCAGCAGGTTTTCCCGTGGGACGGCCGGCCGGGCGTCCCGGTCGGCCGCGCACGTCCTACCAGCCGCGTTCGCGCCAGGTCGGCAGCTGCGGGCGCTCGGCGCCGAGCGTGGTGTCGTCGCCGTGTCCCGGATAGACCCAGGTCTCGTCCGGCAGCCGGTCGAAGAGCTTCGTCTCGACGTCGTTGATCAGACTGGCGAAGGCCTCCGGGTCCTGGTGGGTGTTGCCCACGCCGCCGGGGAAGAGGCAGTCGCCGGTGAAGAGGTGCGGGTGGCCGTGCGGGTCGTCGTAGACGAGGGCGATCGAGCCCGGCGTGTGACCGACGAGATGCCGGGCGGTCAGCTCGATGCGGCCGACCCGGATCGTGTCGCCGTCCTCGACCAGGACCTCAGTCGGAACCGGGATCCCCTCGGCGTCGTACCGGCCGGCGTAGGTCACGGCGCCGGTGGCGGCCACGATCTCGGCCAGTGCCTGCCAGTGGTCGCCGTGCCGGTGCGTGGTGACGACGGACGCGATGCCGTCGTCACCGATCAGCGTCAGCAGCGTGGCCGCGTCGTTCGCCGCGTCGATCAGCAACTGCTCCCCGGTGGCCCGACAGCGCAGCAGATAGGCGTTGTTGTTCATCGCGCCGACGGCGACCTTGGAGATCATCAGGTCGGTCAACTCGTGCACATCGGCCGGTCCGTCGAGCTTCACGGCTCCGCTGTAAGTCATACGACCCAGCCTATAGCGGGGGCAGTACGGGCAGTGCGGTGTCCGACGTCTTGAGCGCAGCCCCGTCGCGGCGGCCGGCGAGCCAGCCCATGAGGTCGGGTGCCGGGCCGGTGACGGTGGCCGGGGTGCCGTCGGCGCGGCCGGTGCGCCAGGTGTCTTTGTCGGGCGTGGTCAGGGCCAGCGGCGGTACGTCCGGGTGCCCGGCGAAACGCTCGGTCAGGAAGTCGATCTCGCGGTGGACGAATTCGCCGGAGAGGTCTTCGAGTTCCAGGCCGATGCCAAGGTCGACATGGTGCAGCTCGACCTCGACGAGCCTGCGGAACGGGACCCGGGCGGCCACGTCGGTCACACCGTTGCGGAGCGCGACCGTACGGGTCCAGTCGGCGGGGACGGCGGCCACCCGCTGGAAGCGGTCGGCGGTGGCGCGTACGTCGGCGAGCTGTGCGTCGAGGGGCCGGGGGCCGTCGCGCTCGATGTCCGCGTCACGCGTGACCGCGTCCGGGTACATCGGCCGTCCCTCGAGCACATTGACCAGTGCGTCACCGTTTCTGGCGAGATGCGCCAGCACATGACCTCGGCTCCAGCCCGGCAGCCGTGACGCCTCGGCGGCCGAGGCGTTGTCCAGTCGGGCGGCCGCGCTGAGAAGCCGCTCGGTCGCTTCGCGTAGGGATTCCAGGTCGCGCACATGATCGAGCATGAGGCCGACGATAGCCCCACCACTCCTTCGGGTGAAGGCGAAGACCAGCGGCCATAAATCGAATGCGCGTGCTATAAGGTCGTCGGAGGCATCCTGGTAGGGAGCCCTCGCAGCCCGGTGGCCCAGTGACCCGGGTCTCTCCGTCTGTCAGTCCATCGCTCTGGCGACCCCCATTACTCTGGGACGGGGGCTCCGCCCCTGCTTCTCTCTAGAAAGGTGCGGACCGGCGTGGCCGACCGTCTCATCGTCCGTGGCGCTCGCGAACACAATCTCAAGAACGTCTCGCTCGACCTCCCCCGTGACTCCCTGATCGTCTTCACCGGGCTCTCCGGGTCGGGCAAGTCCTCCCTCGCGTTCGACACGATCTTCGCCGAGGGACAGCGTCGCTATGTCGAGTCGCTGTCCTCCTACGCCCGGCAGTTCCTCGGCCAGATGGACAAGCCCGACGTCGACTTCATCGAGGGCCTCTCGCCGGCCGTCTCCATCGACCAGAAGTCCACGTCCCGCAACCCCCGGTCGACGGTCGGCACGATCACCGAGGTCTACGACTACCTTCGGCTGCTCTTCGCCCGTATCGGCAAGCCGCACTGCCCCGAGTGCGGCCGGCCGATCGCCCGCCAGTCGCCGCAGGCCATCGTCGACAAGGTCCTGGAGCTGCCCGAGGGCAGCCGCTTCCAGGTGCTGTCGCCGCTGATCAGGGAGCGCAAGGGCGAGTTCGTCGACCTGTTCTCGGACCTCCAGACCAAGGGGTACAGCCGGGCGCGCGTCGACGGGCAGACCATCCAGCTGAGCGAGCCGCCGAAGCTCAAGAAGCAGGAGAAGCACACCATCGAGGTGGTCGTCGACCGCCTCACGGTGAAGGGCAGCGCCAAGCGCAGGCTGACCGACTCGGTCGAGACCGCGCTCGGGCTCTCCGGCGGCATGGTGGTCCTGGACTTCGTCGACCTCCCGGAGGACGACCCCGAGCGCGAGCGGATGTACTCGGAGCATCTGTACTGCCCGTACGACGACCTGTCCTTCGAGGAGCTGGAGCCCCGCTCCTTCTCCTTCAACTCGCCCTTCGGCGCCTGCCCGGACTGCACGGGCATCGGCACCCGCATGGAGGTCGACGCCGAGCTGATCGTCCCCGACGAGGAGAGGTCGCTCGACGAGGGCGCGATCCACCCCTGGTCGCACGGCCACACGAAGGAGTACTTCGGCCGGATGATCGGCGGCCTGGCACAGGCCGTCGGCTTCCGTACGGACATCCCGTGGGCCGGACTGCCGCAGCGTGCCAAGAAGGCCCTGCTGTACGGCCACAAGACCCAGGTCGAGGTGCGGTACAGGAACAGGTACGGCCGCGAGCGGGCGTACACGACCCCCTCCTTCGAGGGAGCCGTCTCCTTCGTGAAGCGGCGGCACTCGGAGGCGGAGAGCGACACCAGCAGGGAGCGCTTCGAGGGCTATATGCGCGAGGTGCCCTGCCCGACGTGCCACGGCACCCGCCTCAAGCCGCTCGTCCTCGCGGTCACGGTCATGGACAGGTCCATCGCGGACATCTCCGCGATGTCGATCAGCGAGTGCGCCGACTTCCTCGGCAAGATGACGCTGAACGCCAGGGACAAGAAGATCGCCGAGCGGGTCCTCAAGGAGGTCAACGAACGGCTGAGGTTTCTTGTCGATGTCGGCCTGGACTACCTCTCGCTCAACCGCGCGGCCGGCACCCTCTCCGGCGGCGAGGCGCAGCGCATCCGGCTCGCCACCCAGATCGGCTCCGGTCTGGTCGGCGTCCTCTACGTCCTGGACGAGCCGTCCATCGGTCTTCACCAGCGTGACAACCACCGGCTGATCGAGACCCTCATCCGGCTGCGCGACATGGGCAACACCCTGATCGTCGTGGAGCACGACGAGGACACCATCAAGGTGGCCGACTGGATCGTCGACATCGGCCCGGGCGCGGGCGAGCACGGCGGCAAGGTCGTCCACTCCGGTCCCTTGAAGGGGCTCCTGGCCAACGAGGAGTCGATCACCGGGCAGTACCTCGCCCGCAAGAAGGCCATCCCGACGCCGGACGTCCGCAGGCCGGTCGACCCCGGGCGCAGGCTCACCGTCCACGGCGCGCGGGAGAACAACCTGCGGGACATCGACGTGTCGTTCCCGCTCGGTCTGTTCACCGCGGTCACGGGCGTCTCCGGATCCGGCAAGTCGACTCTGGTCAACGACATCCTCTATATGCACCTGGCCCGTGAGCTGAACGGCGCCAAGTCGGTGCCCGGACGCCACACCCGGGTCGACGGGGACGACCTGGTCGACAAGGTCGTGCATGTCGACCAGTCGCCCATCGGCCGTACGCCCCGGTCCAACCCGGCCACGTACACCGGTGTCTTCGACCATGTGCGCAAGCTCTTCGCCGAGACGATGGAGGCGAAGGTCCGCGGCTATCTGCCGGGACGCTTCTCCTTCAACGTCAAGGGCGGCCGCTGCGAGAACTGCGCGGGCGACGGCACCATCAAGATCGAGATGAACTTCCTGCCGGACGTGTACGTCCCGTGCGAGGTCTGCCACGGCGCGCGCTACAACCGGGAGACGCTGGAGGTCCACTACAAGGGCAAGTCCATCGCCGAGGTGCTGGACATGCCCATCGAGGAGGGGCTCGACTTCTTCGAGGCCGTCCCGACGATCTCGCGCCACCTCAAGACGCTCAACGAGGTGGGGCTGGGCTATGTGCGGCTCGGCCAGTCCGCGCCGACCCTCTCCGGCGGCGAGGCGCAGCGCGTGAAGCTGGCCAGCGAGCTCCAGAAGCGGTCCACGGGCCGCACGGTGTACGTGCTGGACGAGCCCACCACGGGTCTCCACTTCGACGACATCAGCAAGCTGATCACGGTGCTGTCGGGACTGGTCGACAAGGGCAACACGGTGATCGTCATCGAGCACAACCTGGATGTCATCAAGACGGCGGACTGGGTCGTCGACATGGGTCCCGAGGGTGGCAGCGGCGGCGGGCTCGTCGTCGCCGAGGGCACACCGGAGGAGGTGGCCGGGGTGGCGACCAGCCACACCGGCAAGTTCCTCCGGGAGATCCTGGACGCGGAGCGGATCAGCGACGCGGCCCCCTCCGCCCGGACGAAATCACCGGCCCGGAAGACGGCGGCGAAGAAGTCGGCGGCGAGCACGGCGAAGTCCGCGGCGAGCACGACCCCGGCCAAGAAGACGGCCGCACGGTCCCGTAAGTCCTGACCCCGGCGGGCCGAGGTGTCGCCGTCCGGCGCCTCGGCCCGACCCGCGCGCCAGATCTGGGTCAGAATGGGCACCTTCCATCAATCGGCAGGATGAGAGATGAAGGTGTCCGAGCAGCAGAGCGGCGACAGCGACTCCGTCGTCCGGATCATGGCAGAGGTCCTCGGAGCCGATGAGTTGAAGCCCTCCGACAGCTTCTACGACTTCGGCGGCACGTCCCTCCAAGCGGTACGAATATGCACCCGCGTCAAGCGAGAGCTGGGCATAAAGGTCTCCCCGGACACGGTCTTCGACAGCGACACGGTCGCCGACTTCACCGCCGCCGTGATCGCCAGCGGCGAAGCCGTCTGACGGGGACGGGGACCGACTTCTCATGTCGCGCATGTCCCGCTCGTCCCGCACACCCGACGTACGGCTCATCCATGAGGCCGTCGCCTCGCAGGCCCGGCTACGGCCGGACGCCACGGCACTCGTCTTCGAAGGCCGGCGCGTCAGCTACCGGACCCTCGACCTGGCGGCGCAGGCGTACGCCGTGGAACTCGGCCGCCTCGGCGTACGCCCCGGACAGCTGGTGCCCGTGCTGCTGCCGC
This window of the Streptomyces niveus genome carries:
- a CDS encoding acyl carrier protein, which translates into the protein MKVSEQQSGDSDSVVRIMAEVLGADELKPSDSFYDFGGTSLQAVRICTRVKRELGIKVSPDTVFDSDTVADFTAAVIASGEAV
- a CDS encoding maleylpyruvate isomerase family mycothiol-dependent enzyme — its product is MLDHVRDLESLREATERLLSAAARLDNASAAEASRLPGWSRGHVLAHLARNGDALVNVLEGRPMYPDAVTRDADIERDGPRPLDAQLADVRATADRFQRVAAVPADWTRTVALRNGVTDVAARVPFRRLVEVELHHVDLGIGLELEDLSGEFVHREIDFLTERFAGHPDVPPLALTTPDKDTWRTGRADGTPATVTGPAPDLMGWLAGRRDGAALKTSDTALPVLPPL
- a CDS encoding TerC family protein → MDVSWTLWALTILGLCALIAVDFFIGRKPHDVSIKEAGTWTIVWIVLAVLFGIGLLVFGNSQASGEFFAGFITEKSLSVDNLFVFVLIMAKFSVPSHLQQRVLLVGVLIALVLRAIFIAAGAAIIASFSWVFYIFGAFLIYTAWKLIQEARSDDEEDEFEENRLLKSIENRFGVADKYHGTKLFIQNNGKRVLTPLMVVMLAIGTTDVLFALDSIPAIFGLTQDPYIVFTANAFALMGLRQLYFLIGGLLKKLVHLSYGLSVILGFIGVKLVLHALHENGVHVPEISIPFSLAVICGVLIITTITSLIASKKQAEREAAEGKDAGDKDGVDGPQGRNSEGKADIEA
- a CDS encoding MBL fold metallo-hydrolase, with the translated sequence MTYSGAVKLDGPADVHELTDLMISKVAVGAMNNNAYLLRCRATGEQLLIDAANDAATLLTLIGDDGIASVVTTHRHGDHWQALAEIVAATGAVTYAGRYDAEGIPVPTEVLVEDGDTIRVGRIELTARHLVGHTPGSIALVYDDPHGHPHLFTGDCLFPGGVGNTHQDPEAFASLINDVETKLFDRLPDETWVYPGHGDDTTLGAERPQLPTWRERGW
- the uvrA gene encoding excinuclease ABC subunit UvrA; translation: MADRLIVRGAREHNLKNVSLDLPRDSLIVFTGLSGSGKSSLAFDTIFAEGQRRYVESLSSYARQFLGQMDKPDVDFIEGLSPAVSIDQKSTSRNPRSTVGTITEVYDYLRLLFARIGKPHCPECGRPIARQSPQAIVDKVLELPEGSRFQVLSPLIRERKGEFVDLFSDLQTKGYSRARVDGQTIQLSEPPKLKKQEKHTIEVVVDRLTVKGSAKRRLTDSVETALGLSGGMVVLDFVDLPEDDPERERMYSEHLYCPYDDLSFEELEPRSFSFNSPFGACPDCTGIGTRMEVDAELIVPDEERSLDEGAIHPWSHGHTKEYFGRMIGGLAQAVGFRTDIPWAGLPQRAKKALLYGHKTQVEVRYRNRYGRERAYTTPSFEGAVSFVKRRHSEAESDTSRERFEGYMREVPCPTCHGTRLKPLVLAVTVMDRSIADISAMSISECADFLGKMTLNARDKKIAERVLKEVNERLRFLVDVGLDYLSLNRAAGTLSGGEAQRIRLATQIGSGLVGVLYVLDEPSIGLHQRDNHRLIETLIRLRDMGNTLIVVEHDEDTIKVADWIVDIGPGAGEHGGKVVHSGPLKGLLANEESITGQYLARKKAIPTPDVRRPVDPGRRLTVHGARENNLRDIDVSFPLGLFTAVTGVSGSGKSTLVNDILYMHLARELNGAKSVPGRHTRVDGDDLVDKVVHVDQSPIGRTPRSNPATYTGVFDHVRKLFAETMEAKVRGYLPGRFSFNVKGGRCENCAGDGTIKIEMNFLPDVYVPCEVCHGARYNRETLEVHYKGKSIAEVLDMPIEEGLDFFEAVPTISRHLKTLNEVGLGYVRLGQSAPTLSGGEAQRVKLASELQKRSTGRTVYVLDEPTTGLHFDDISKLITVLSGLVDKGNTVIVIEHNLDVIKTADWVVDMGPEGGSGGGLVVAEGTPEEVAGVATSHTGKFLREILDAERISDAAPSARTKSPARKTAAKKSAASTAKSAASTTPAKKTAARSRKS